A window of the Dickeya dianthicola NCPPB 453 genome harbors these coding sequences:
- a CDS encoding pirin family protein, with the protein MIYLRKAQDRGHANHGWLDSWHTFSFADYYDPDFMGFSALRVINEDRIEGGQGFGTHPHRDMEILTYVLQGTVEHQDSMGNKEQIPAGEFQIMSAGTGIRHSEYNASQDELLHLYQIWVIPEKTGLTPRYEQRRFDARQGRQLVLSPDARDGSLKVFQDMTLWRWALKSQEESVYQTQQGRHLWIQVVRGAIEINGQQATASDALAIWDEDSITVRAGEDSEILLFDLPPVK; encoded by the coding sequence ATGATTTATTTACGCAAAGCGCAAGATCGCGGCCATGCTAATCACGGCTGGCTCGACAGCTGGCATACTTTTTCATTCGCCGATTACTACGACCCTGATTTCATGGGCTTCTCCGCGCTGCGGGTGATCAATGAAGACCGTATCGAGGGCGGCCAGGGTTTTGGAACCCACCCGCACCGGGATATGGAAATTCTCACCTATGTGCTGCAAGGCACGGTGGAGCATCAGGACAGCATGGGCAACAAAGAGCAGATCCCGGCGGGCGAGTTCCAGATCATGAGCGCCGGCACCGGGATCCGCCACTCGGAGTACAACGCCAGTCAGGACGAACTGCTGCATCTGTACCAGATCTGGGTGATCCCGGAAAAAACCGGCCTGACGCCGCGCTACGAGCAGCGCCGTTTTGACGCGCGGCAGGGCCGTCAGTTGGTGTTGTCGCCGGATGCCCGCGACGGGTCGCTGAAGGTGTTTCAGGACATGACGCTGTGGCGCTGGGCGCTGAAATCGCAGGAAGAGTCGGTCTACCAGACCCAGCAGGGCCGCCACCTGTGGATTCAGGTAGTGCGCGGCGCCATTGAGATCAACGGTCAGCAGGCCACCGCCAGCGACGCGCTGGCTATCTGGGATGAGGATTCCATCA
- the glpC gene encoding anaerobic glycerol-3-phosphate dehydrogenase subunit GlpC, which yields MMNRPDTSFENCIKCTVCTTACPVARVNPLYPGPKQAGPDGERLRRKDPALFDESLKYCTNCKRCEVACPSDVKIGDIIQRAKASHSQQRPTLRDAILSHTDLMGTVATPFAPLVNTLTGLKPMRQLLDKALKIDHRRQLPRYSHGTFRSWYRQQAAHQLQFADQVAYFHGCYVNYNHPQLGRDLIRVFNAMGVGVQLLTKEKCCGVALIANRFLNKARKQARFNLASLDDAINSRGLPVIATSSSCTFTLRDEYPHLLGLDNHHVRDGIELATRHLYRLLDQGRTLPLQPVPLRVVYHTPCHLERMGWTAYTLELLRRIPGLELQVLDSQCCGIAGTYGFKKENYDTAQGIGAPLFRQIEESGADLVITDCETCKWQIEMSTGKPCEHPFSLLAKALPA from the coding sequence ATGATGAACCGGCCTGACACCAGTTTCGAAAACTGCATCAAATGCACCGTCTGCACCACCGCCTGCCCGGTGGCGCGCGTCAACCCGCTCTATCCTGGGCCGAAACAGGCGGGGCCGGATGGCGAACGGCTACGACGCAAAGACCCGGCGTTGTTTGACGAGTCGCTGAAATATTGCACCAACTGCAAGCGGTGCGAGGTGGCTTGCCCATCGGATGTTAAAATCGGCGACATCATCCAGCGTGCCAAAGCCAGCCATAGTCAGCAGCGCCCGACGCTGCGCGACGCCATTCTTAGCCACACTGACCTGATGGGCACCGTCGCCACGCCGTTTGCGCCGCTGGTGAACACCCTCACCGGGCTGAAACCGATGCGCCAGCTGCTGGACAAGGCGTTGAAAATCGACCATCGCCGCCAACTGCCGCGCTATTCCCACGGCACCTTCCGTAGTTGGTATCGCCAGCAGGCGGCGCATCAGCTGCAATTTGCCGACCAGGTGGCCTATTTCCACGGCTGCTACGTCAATTACAACCACCCGCAGCTGGGGCGCGACCTGATCCGCGTGTTTAACGCGATGGGGGTCGGGGTGCAGTTGCTGACCAAAGAGAAATGCTGCGGCGTGGCGTTGATCGCCAACCGTTTCCTCAATAAAGCCCGCAAGCAGGCGCGTTTCAACCTGGCCTCGCTGGATGACGCCATCAACAGCCGCGGCCTGCCGGTCATCGCCACCTCGTCCAGTTGCACCTTCACGCTGCGCGATGAATATCCCCATCTGCTGGGGCTAGACAACCACCACGTGCGCGACGGCATCGAACTGGCGACTCGCCACCTTTATCGCTTGCTGGATCAAGGCCGGACGCTGCCGTTGCAACCTGTGCCGTTGCGGGTGGTGTACCACACCCCCTGCCATCTGGAGCGTATGGGGTGGACGGCGTATACCCTGGAACTGCTGCGGCGGATTCCGGGGCTGGAGTTGCAGGTGCTGGATTCCCAGTGCTGCGGCATCGCCGGGACCTATGGTTTCAAGAAGGAAAACTACGACACCGCGCAAGGGATTGGCGCGCCCTTATTCCGGCAGATTGAGGAAAGCGGCGCCGATCTGGTGATCACGGACTGCGAAACCTGCAAATGGCAGATTGAAATGTCCACCGGTAAACCCTGCGAACATCCCTTTAGTTTATTGGCTAAAGCGCTGCCGGCGTAA
- the glpB gene encoding glycerol-3-phosphate dehydrogenase subunit GlpB encodes MRYDVVIIGGGLAGLACGIRLQEQGKRCAVVSVGQSALTFASGALDLLATLPDGTAVDQPLTALEALAAQAPHHPYTLMGKARVSQLAADAEALLARCGLWLRGERGGNHQRLTPLGKWHPCWLSPSDSVTRGLPGSPAWRQPLVAGIDGFMDFQSRLVAGELQAQGIAARADDLRLPLLDGLRQNASEFRSLAIARLLDTPAGTAALAEELLTQANGNDAVILPACIGLETQARLNAALGKPVGLLATLPPSLPGMRLHQALLNRFRQTGGTLMPGDRVLSAQPQEAGVALYTRSHGEVPLRADHVVLASGSFFSNGLVAERDRVVEPVFGLDVDFLPAHEDWSRPNLFAAQPYLQFGVAVDEGLHPAIGGHTQPRLYAIGSVLRGYDPLRQGCGGGVSLLTALYAAEMIIRENP; translated from the coding sequence ATGCGTTATGACGTGGTGATCATTGGCGGCGGGCTGGCTGGGTTAGCCTGCGGCATCCGCCTGCAAGAGCAGGGTAAACGCTGCGCGGTGGTCAGCGTCGGGCAAAGCGCGCTGACCTTTGCGTCCGGCGCGCTGGACCTGCTGGCGACGTTGCCGGACGGCACGGCGGTCGACCAGCCGTTGACGGCGCTGGAGGCACTGGCCGCACAGGCGCCGCATCACCCTTACACCCTTATGGGCAAAGCGCGCGTAAGCCAACTGGCGGCGGACGCCGAGGCACTGCTGGCGCGTTGCGGGCTGTGGCTGCGGGGGGAGCGCGGCGGCAATCACCAGCGCCTTACCCCGCTGGGCAAGTGGCATCCGTGCTGGTTGAGCCCGTCGGACAGCGTGACGCGCGGCCTGCCGGGGTCACCGGCGTGGCGGCAGCCGCTGGTCGCCGGTATCGACGGCTTTATGGATTTTCAGTCCCGGCTGGTGGCCGGAGAATTACAGGCGCAGGGGATCGCGGCTCGCGCCGACGACCTGCGCTTACCGCTGCTGGATGGCTTGCGGCAAAACGCCAGCGAGTTTCGCTCGCTGGCGATTGCCCGGCTGCTGGATACCCCGGCGGGAACGGCGGCGCTGGCCGAAGAACTGCTGACGCAGGCAAACGGCAATGACGCCGTGATCCTGCCTGCCTGCATCGGTCTGGAGACGCAGGCGCGACTGAATGCGGCGCTGGGTAAACCGGTGGGGTTATTGGCGACGCTGCCGCCGTCGTTGCCGGGCATGCGCCTGCATCAGGCGCTGCTGAATCGCTTTCGTCAGACCGGCGGGACGCTGATGCCGGGGGATCGGGTGCTGTCGGCGCAACCGCAGGAAGCGGGCGTGGCGCTGTATACCCGCAGCCACGGCGAGGTGCCGCTGCGTGCCGACCACGTGGTATTGGCAAGCGGCAGCTTTTTCAGCAATGGTCTGGTGGCCGAGCGCGATCGGGTAGTGGAGCCGGTGTTCGGGCTGGACGTCGATTTCCTGCCTGCGCATGAAGACTGGAGCCGGCCGAACCTGTTCGCCGCGCAGCCGTACCTGCAATTCGGCGTGGCGGTGGACGAAGGCTTGCACCCGGCGATCGGCGGCCATACCCAGCCCCGTCTGTATGCGATTGGTTCGGTATTGCGGGGATATGACCCGTTGCGGCAGGGATGCGGCGGCGGGGTGTCGCTGCTGACCGCGCTGTACGCCGCCGAGATGATCATAAGGGAGAACCCATGA
- the glpA gene encoding anaerobic glycerol-3-phosphate dehydrogenase subunit A yields MANNGLRRETDVVIIGGGATGAGTARDCALRGLRCLLLERHDIATGATGRNHGLLHSGARYAVTDAESARECIEENQILRRIARHCIEPTDGLFLTLPQDDLNYQARFVVACRQAGIPAQAIDPQEALQLEPAANPALIGAVKVPDGTVDPFRLTAANMIDACEHGAEVLTYHEVIGLIRQGDRVTGVRVFDHKRRLASEIYAQVVVNAGGIWGQRIAEYADLTVRMFPAKGALLILGHRINNRVINRCRKPADADILVPGDTISLIGTTSTRIDYDQIDHMTVTPAEVDTLIREGSLLAPQLAQTRILRAYAGVRPLVASDNDPSGRSVSRGIVLLDHASRDGLEGFVTITGGKLMTYRLMAEWVTDKVCEKLGHRADCATASRPLPGSEVSDPDRPQAASPLSAPLRGSAIYRHGHRAAPLVSGQRVDSSLVCECEAVTAGEVRYAVESLQVNNLTDLRRRTRVGMGTCQGELCACRAAGLLCRLGQSTPQQAVSQLSQFLNERWKGMRPIAWGNTLRESEFTSWIYQGLCGLTESREQENSDAL; encoded by the coding sequence ATGGCAAACAACGGGTTGCGGCGTGAAACAGATGTGGTGATTATCGGCGGCGGCGCCACCGGCGCGGGGACCGCCCGCGACTGCGCGCTGCGCGGTTTACGGTGCCTGTTGCTGGAACGGCACGATATCGCCACCGGCGCTACCGGTCGTAATCATGGGCTGTTGCACAGCGGGGCGCGTTATGCGGTCACCGATGCCGAATCCGCTCGCGAGTGCATTGAAGAAAACCAGATTCTGCGCCGCATCGCCCGCCACTGCATTGAGCCGACCGACGGCCTGTTTCTGACATTGCCGCAGGATGACCTTAACTATCAGGCGCGGTTTGTCGTCGCCTGCCGGCAGGCGGGGATCCCGGCGCAGGCGATCGATCCGCAGGAGGCGCTGCAACTGGAGCCGGCCGCCAATCCGGCGTTGATCGGTGCAGTCAAGGTGCCGGACGGTACGGTGGACCCGTTCCGGCTGACCGCCGCCAATATGATCGACGCCTGCGAGCATGGCGCGGAAGTGCTGACCTACCACGAAGTCATCGGGTTGATTCGTCAGGGCGACCGCGTTACCGGCGTGCGCGTTTTCGACCACAAACGCCGCCTGGCCAGCGAGATTTATGCGCAGGTGGTGGTGAATGCGGGCGGCATCTGGGGGCAGCGCATCGCTGAATACGCCGACCTTACCGTGCGCATGTTCCCGGCCAAGGGCGCGCTGTTGATTCTGGGCCACCGCATCAACAACCGGGTGATCAACCGCTGCCGTAAACCGGCGGACGCCGACATTCTGGTTCCGGGCGATACCATTTCGCTGATTGGCACCACCTCGACCCGCATCGACTACGACCAAATCGACCACATGACCGTTACCCCGGCGGAAGTCGATACCCTGATCCGGGAAGGCAGCCTGCTGGCGCCGCAACTGGCGCAAACCCGCATTCTGCGCGCCTACGCCGGGGTGCGGCCGCTGGTGGCGAGTGATAACGACCCGTCCGGGCGCAGCGTCAGCCGCGGCATTGTGCTGCTGGACCACGCCAGTCGGGACGGGCTGGAAGGGTTTGTCACCATCACCGGCGGCAAGCTGATGACCTACCGGCTGATGGCGGAATGGGTGACGGACAAGGTATGCGAGAAGCTCGGTCACCGGGCCGACTGCGCCACTGCGTCACGGCCGTTGCCGGGGTCGGAAGTCTCGGATCCGGACAGGCCGCAGGCCGCGTCGCCGCTGTCGGCGCCGTTGCGCGGCTCTGCGATTTATCGCCACGGACATCGCGCCGCGCCGTTGGTTTCCGGCCAGCGGGTGGACAGCAGTCTGGTGTGCGAATGCGAAGCGGTGACGGCGGGCGAGGTGCGCTACGCGGTGGAGTCGTTACAGGTCAACAACCTGACTGACCTGCGCCGCCGCACCCGCGTCGGCATGGGCACCTGTCAGGGGGAACTGTGCGCCTGCCGTGCGGCCGGCCTGTTGTGCCGGCTGGGGCAGTCCACGCCGCAACAGGCGGTATCGCAATTGAGCCAGTTTCTCAACGAACGCTGGAAAGGCATGCGCCCCATCGCCTGGGGGAACACGCTGCGGGAAAGCGAATTTACCAGCTGGATTTATCAGGGGCTGTGCGGGCTGACCGAAAGCCGGGAGCAGGAGAACAGCGATGCGTTATGA
- the glpT gene encoding glycerol-3-phosphate transporter, whose translation MLSIFKPAAHHPRVAEHQVDPLYRRLRWQIFLGIFFGYAAYYLVRKNFALAMPYLVEQGFSKGDLGFALSGISIAYGFSKFIMGSVSDRSNPRVFLPAGLILAAAVMLFMGFVPWATSSIMVMFALLFICGWFQGMGWPPCGRTMVHWWSQKERGGVVSVWNCAHNVGGGIPPLLFLLGMAWFQDWKAALYMPAFAAILVALFAFAMMRDTPQSCGLPPIEEYKNDYPVDYSEKDEQELTAKEIFMQYVFPNKLLWYIAFANVFVYLLRYGILDWSPTYLKEVKHFALDKSSLAYFLYEYAGIPGTLLCGWMSDKVFKGNRGATGVLFMSLVTIATIVYWLNPAGNPNVDMLCMIVIGFLIYGPVMLIGLHALELAPKKAAGTAAGFTGLFGYLGGSVAASAIVGYTVDFFGWNGGFLVMIGGSVLAVLLLILTMINEKKHKEALAQRA comes from the coding sequence ATGCTGAGTATTTTCAAGCCTGCGGCACATCATCCGCGCGTAGCGGAACATCAGGTGGACCCGCTCTACCGCCGTCTGCGCTGGCAAATTTTTCTGGGGATCTTTTTCGGCTACGCCGCCTACTATCTGGTCAGAAAGAATTTCGCGCTGGCGATGCCGTATCTGGTAGAACAGGGTTTCTCCAAAGGCGACCTGGGCTTTGCGTTGTCCGGCATTTCCATCGCCTACGGGTTTTCCAAATTCATCATGGGTTCGGTGTCCGACCGCTCCAACCCGCGCGTATTCCTGCCCGCCGGTCTGATTCTGGCGGCGGCGGTGATGCTGTTTATGGGCTTCGTGCCGTGGGCGACCTCCAGCATCATGGTGATGTTCGCGCTGTTGTTCATCTGCGGCTGGTTCCAGGGCATGGGCTGGCCGCCGTGCGGCCGGACGATGGTGCATTGGTGGTCGCAGAAAGAACGCGGCGGCGTTGTGTCTGTCTGGAACTGCGCGCACAACGTGGGCGGCGGCATCCCGCCGCTGCTGTTCCTGCTGGGAATGGCCTGGTTCCAGGACTGGAAAGCCGCGCTCTATATGCCGGCGTTCGCCGCGATTCTGGTGGCGCTGTTCGCCTTCGCCATGATGCGCGACACGCCGCAGTCCTGCGGTTTGCCGCCGATCGAAGAATACAAAAACGATTATCCGGTGGACTATAGCGAAAAAGACGAACAGGAGCTGACGGCCAAAGAAATCTTCATGCAGTATGTGTTTCCCAACAAACTGTTGTGGTACATCGCCTTTGCCAACGTGTTCGTCTACCTGCTGCGCTACGGCATTCTCGACTGGTCGCCGACCTATCTCAAAGAGGTGAAGCACTTCGCACTGGATAAGTCTTCGCTGGCTTACTTCCTGTACGAATATGCCGGTATTCCGGGCACGCTGCTGTGCGGCTGGATGTCTGACAAAGTGTTCAAGGGTAACCGCGGCGCCACCGGCGTGTTATTCATGAGCCTGGTGACCATCGCCACTATCGTGTACTGGCTGAACCCGGCGGGCAATCCCAACGTGGACATGCTCTGCATGATCGTCATCGGTTTCCTGATCTACGGCCCGGTGATGTTGATTGGCCTGCATGCGCTGGAACTGGCGCCGAAGAAAGCCGCCGGCACCGCAGCCGGTTTCACCGGCCTGTTCGGCTATCTGGGCGGCTCGGTGGCGGCCAGCGCCATTGTCGGCTACACCGTGGACTTCTTCGGCTGGAACGGCGGTTTCCTGGTGATGATCGGCGGGAGCGTACTGGCGGTGCTGCTGTTGATCCTGACCATGATCAACGAGAAGAAACACAAGGAAGCACTGGCGCAACGCGCCTGA
- the yigL gene encoding sugar/pyridoxal phosphate phosphatase YigL produces the protein MYPIVASDLDGTLLSPDHTLSPYAKETLRLMTEQGVHFVFATGRHHMDVAQIRDNLAISAYMITSNGARVHNTDGELIFSHNLDRDIAHDLFGMVYHHPEIMTHVYRGDEWFLCRSRPEEERFFTETVFRYKLFDPETLGTDGVGKVFFTCEDHDKLLPLEEALNARWGDRVNVSFSTLSCLEVMAGGVSKGHALEQVAKILGHTIKDCIAFGDGMNDYEMLSMAGKGCIMSNAHQRLKDMLPDNEVIGANIEQAVPKYLRRLYSGDDD, from the coding sequence ATGTACCCGATTGTTGCTTCCGATCTGGATGGCACCCTGTTGTCACCCGATCACACCCTGTCACCCTATGCCAAAGAAACCCTGCGTCTGATGACGGAACAGGGCGTCCATTTTGTGTTCGCCACCGGGCGTCACCATATGGATGTGGCGCAGATCCGCGATAATCTGGCGATCAGCGCTTACATGATTACGTCGAACGGCGCGCGGGTGCATAACACCGACGGCGAGCTGATTTTCAGTCACAATCTGGACCGCGATATCGCACACGATCTGTTCGGCATGGTGTATCACCATCCGGAAATCATGACCCACGTTTATCGCGGCGACGAGTGGTTCCTGTGCCGCTCCCGCCCAGAAGAAGAGCGCTTTTTTACCGAGACGGTGTTCCGCTACAAACTGTTCGACCCGGAAACGCTGGGTACCGACGGCGTCGGCAAAGTGTTTTTCACCTGTGAGGATCACGACAAGCTGCTGCCGCTGGAAGAAGCGCTTAACGCGCGCTGGGGCGACCGGGTGAACGTCAGCTTCTCCACCCTGAGCTGTCTGGAAGTGATGGCGGGCGGCGTGTCCAAAGGCCACGCGCTGGAGCAGGTCGCCAAAATCCTCGGTCATACCATCAAGGACTGCATCGCCTTCGGCGACGGCATGAACGACTATGAAATGCTGTCGATGGCGGGCAAAGGCTGCATCATGAGCAATGCCCACCAGCGTCTGAAAGATATGCTGCCGGACAACGAGGTGATTGGCGCCAACATCGAGCAGGCGGTGCCGAAATACCTGCGTCGTCTTTATTCTGGCGATGACGACTGA
- the pldB gene encoding lysophospholipase L2 — translation MNPYPECLLTREWQYAAFVTGPLLDFWRQRQEGMFIGVDDVPIRFVRFTSPSHQHLVVVLPGRTDSYVKYAEAAYDLFQCGYDVLMMDHRGQGRSDRLLKDRHRGHVKRFGDYVDDVATLWQQQVASERYTKRFALAHSMGGAVLAQFLARQPQAFDAAALCAPMCGILLPMPRWLAWRILDWAERYPTIRDYYAIGTSQWRPLPFMVNVLTHSHARYRRHVRFYADDPNLRIGGPTYHWVREALLVETQLLQQAPAITTPLLLLQAEEDRVVDNRCQDAFCQALAAAGHPCADGRPYVIRGARHDILSEKDAMRAEAFGRILQHFNDYD, via the coding sequence ATGAATCCGTATCCGGAGTGCCTGCTGACAAGGGAATGGCAGTACGCCGCATTCGTTACCGGGCCGTTGCTGGATTTCTGGCGGCAGCGTCAGGAAGGGATGTTCATCGGCGTGGATGACGTACCAATCCGTTTCGTGCGTTTTACCTCGCCGTCGCACCAGCATCTGGTGGTGGTGTTGCCCGGCCGCACCGACAGTTACGTGAAATATGCCGAGGCGGCTTACGACCTGTTTCAGTGCGGCTACGATGTGCTGATGATGGATCACCGCGGGCAGGGGCGCTCCGACCGGTTGCTGAAAGACCGTCATCGGGGGCATGTTAAGCGCTTTGGCGATTATGTGGATGACGTGGCGACGCTGTGGCAACAGCAGGTGGCGTCGGAGCGCTATACGAAACGGTTTGCGCTGGCGCATTCGATGGGCGGCGCGGTTCTGGCGCAGTTTCTGGCGCGTCAGCCGCAGGCGTTCGATGCGGCCGCGCTCTGTGCGCCAATGTGCGGCATTCTGTTGCCGATGCCGCGTTGGCTGGCCTGGCGCATTCTGGACTGGGCCGAGCGTTACCCGACGATACGGGACTACTACGCCATCGGCACCAGCCAGTGGCGTCCGTTGCCGTTTATGGTCAATGTGCTGACCCACAGCCATGCGCGCTATCGTCGCCATGTGCGCTTTTATGCCGATGATCCGAATTTGCGCATCGGCGGCCCGACCTATCACTGGGTGCGGGAAGCATTGCTGGTGGAAACGCAATTGCTGCAACAAGCGCCGGCGATCACGACGCCGTTGCTGCTGTTGCAGGCGGAAGAGGATCGGGTGGTGGATAACCGTTGTCAGGACGCCTTTTGTCAGGCGCTGGCGGCAGCCGGCCACCCGTGTGCGGATGGTCGTCCTTACGTCATTCGCGGCGCCCGCCACGATATCCTGTCGGAAAAGGATGCGATGCGGGCCGAGGCCTTTGGGCGAATTTTGCAACACTTTAACGATTATGATTAA
- the rhtB gene encoding homoserine/homoserine lactone efflux protein: MTQDWWLTYLVTTLILSLSPGSGAINTMSTSISHGYRGAIASIAGLQLGLTIHIVLVGIGLGALLSQSVLAFDMLKWLGAAYLIWLGIQQWRSAGSLDLQTLANGMPRRRLFKRAILVNLTNPKSIVFLAALFPQFIIPHQPQAMQYLVLGLTTVVVDIIVMIGYATLAQRIARWLKGPRQLKQLNRTFGSLFMLVGALLATARKA, translated from the coding sequence ATGACTCAGGACTGGTGGTTAACCTACCTCGTCACCACATTAATTCTCAGCCTGTCGCCCGGTTCCGGCGCCATCAACACCATGAGCACCAGCATCAGCCACGGTTACCGCGGCGCGATAGCGTCCATCGCCGGGTTGCAACTGGGCCTGACCATTCACATCGTGCTGGTGGGGATCGGCCTGGGGGCGTTGTTGTCTCAGTCGGTGTTGGCGTTTGATATGCTGAAATGGCTCGGCGCCGCTTACCTGATCTGGCTTGGCATCCAGCAATGGCGCAGCGCCGGGTCGCTGGACTTGCAGACGCTGGCTAACGGTATGCCGCGCCGCCGTTTGTTCAAACGGGCGATTCTGGTCAACCTGACCAACCCGAAAAGCATCGTGTTTCTGGCCGCGCTGTTCCCGCAGTTTATTATCCCGCATCAGCCGCAGGCGATGCAGTATCTGGTGCTGGGCCTCACCACCGTGGTGGTCGATATCATCGTGATGATTGGCTATGCCACGCTGGCGCAGCGCATCGCGCGGTGGCTGAAAGGCCCGCGCCAGCTCAAACAGCTAAACCGGACCTTCGGCTCGTTGTTCATGCTGGTCGGCGCGCTGCTGGCGACGGCCCGCAAAGCCTGA
- the rhtC gene encoding threonine export protein RhtC encodes MLMLFLTVALVHWIALMSPGPDFFFVSQTAISRSRREALMGVLGITLGVLVWAAIALMGLHLLLERMAWLHRLVTIGGGLYLCWMGWQLLRSALRKRAHQGEETVEAALPQQGKTFMRGLLTNLSNPKALIYFGSVFSLFVGDDVGAAARWGLFALISLETLLWFSLVALVFALPVMRRGYQRLAKWVDGLAGALFTGFGIHLIISR; translated from the coding sequence ATGTTGATGTTGTTTCTCACGGTGGCGCTGGTGCATTGGATTGCGCTGATGAGCCCAGGGCCGGATTTCTTCTTTGTTTCCCAGACGGCGATTAGCCGCTCCCGCCGCGAAGCGCTGATGGGGGTGTTGGGGATTACGCTGGGCGTGCTGGTGTGGGCCGCCATCGCGTTGATGGGGCTACACTTGCTACTGGAACGCATGGCATGGCTGCACCGTCTGGTCACGATCGGCGGCGGCCTGTATCTGTGCTGGATGGGCTGGCAATTGCTGCGTTCAGCGTTGCGTAAGCGTGCTCATCAGGGCGAGGAAACCGTTGAGGCGGCGTTACCGCAGCAGGGCAAAACCTTTATGCGCGGTTTGCTGACCAACCTGTCCAACCCCAAGGCGCTGATCTATTTCGGCAGCGTGTTCTCACTGTTTGTCGGCGATGACGTGGGGGCGGCGGCGCGCTGGGGGCTGTTTGCGCTGATTTCGCTGGAAACCTTGCTGTGGTTCAGCCTGGTGGCGCTGGTGTTCGCGCTGCCGGTGATGCGCCGCGGGTATCAGCGGCTGGCGAAATGGGTGGACGGTCTGGCGGGCGCGCTGTTTACCGGGTTTGGCATTCACCTGATTATTTCGCGTTGA